The stretch of DNA GAACTCGTCACCGCCTACCCTCGCAAGTATGTCTTTATCACGGCAGCAGTTCCTGATGGTCCTTGCAGATTTTATAATTATCAGGTCTCCCTCATGCTGTCCGAAGGCTTCATTTATGAGGTGAAGGCCGTTTATGTCGGCAACCAGGACAGACAGAGGCAGATTTTCCTCCATCTTCATCTCCGACAGTTTTTTCTCGAAATACTGTCTGTTGTAGAGGCCTGTCAGATGGTCATGTTCATTTATGTAGCGGATCTCTTCTTCTTTTTCCTTGAGGTTTGTTATGTCAATAATGATTCCTTCGATCGCTTCCACGGTCCCATCGCTTCCGTAGACTCCCTGCCCCGTCTCAAGCACCCATTTGTTCTCTCCTGAAGCGGTGGTAATGGCGTATTCGCTTTTGAAAGTCTTATGTCCGGCAAGTACACGTTCCCATTCAAGCCAGAGCATTTCCCTATATTCATCTTTGATAAGGCAGTTGAAAGGCAGAGTCTTGTTTCTGACGAGGTCTTCCGGCCTGTAGCCTGTCAGTTCAAAGCATCCGTCTGAAACGAAGAGCATGGTCCAATCCCTGCTATAGAGGCACCTGTAAGCCATTCCCGGAATGTTCGCGAGAAGCACCGACTTGCTCCTCTCGCTTTCCTCAAGAGCCTCTTTTGCACGCTTCCTATCGTTAATATCCTGTATTATCCACATGTGCAGCCTGTTTTCCCCAGCTGATTCGACGAGGGAGGCTACTGCAAGGTCGATCCATGCATACGAGCCGTCTGCTTTTAAGATCCTTTTCTCAAGGGAGTATTCGTCAGTCTCTCCTTTTTTGAATTTTTCGTATTTTTCAATATTCAGGGGGAGATCATCAGGATGTGTTATCTTTCTCCAGTCAAGATCCTTCAGTTGCTCCTTCGGCCATCCGATTATCTTTTCAAATGTGGGGTTGACCACAGAGAAATTTCCGAACCTGTTCCCTGCTGCTATGCCGACCGGTATCCTCTGAAAGACGTTGTCAAGCAGTATCTCGCTCTCTTCGAGCTTTTCCCCGATATCCCTGATGCTGAAATTTTTCAGAATTATGATGTATCCGGCAAACATAAGTATGAAGAGAGCAGTCACTGTCATGATCGAGCTGAATAAGCCATTGATCGCCCCTGCCCGCAGAGTTTCTGTATAATAATCCAATCCTATGACCGCGGAGACTTCTCCATCTTTTCCGTTTTTTATGGGGGCATATACGCTTGTGATGTCTCCGTGGCTGAAGGTCGAATTCTCGGGGGACGCGGTTTTTCCGTTGAAAAAAGGCATTACAGCGTCAGCTATTTCAGGCGTATAGTAATCATCTTTGTTCGAGTATCTTTCTCTGTCCGATGAACCGACCAGGTATGCAGGTTTGCCCTCTTTTAAGGCAAAGATATAAGCTGAAGATACCTGTGGAACAGTCTCTTCAATTTTTGACAGGCTGTTTTTTAGAAAAAGGTAGTCTTCATTATGAGGGTCTATACCCTTGCTGCCAAGCAGAGAGGAGATCTGAGCGGAAGATATCAGAGCTCCTGTCGATTCTGCCAGTATGTAGGCATAATTGCGCTCCCTGGTAACGTATTGCTTCCAGGTGCTGTAGATGTGGTTTGCCGCAAAGATAATGAATATTAGAGAAGCTGCCAAAAAAAATCTATTTAAAGATCTGTTGTCAAGGCAAAAATGACCTGCAGCCGATTTAACCATAAATGTGATCACCCAATAATGATTTCAGCATGGTGAGATGTTGGAAATACCATCAAATTATATAACAAAAATGGGTTTGTGAACAGCAGATCAATCTGCAGTAAGGGCTTTGTTATGCTGTTTACGGCTGTACATATTCATGTCTGCCCTGCAGAGCGCATCCTCCAGTGAAGTTTCGGTGTCGTTTACCGTTGATAGCCCTATAGATATGGAAATTGAAGGGGCACTGCCCTCAGAGTTGTGATCTGTGAAAGTTTTTTGGATCCTTTCCACTACTCTGAGAGCCTGGTCCTCGCCTGCTCCGGGAAGTATCACCACAAACTCGTCGCCGCCTACTCTCG from Synergistaceae bacterium DZ-S4 encodes:
- a CDS encoding PAS domain S-box protein; the encoded protein is MAASLIFIIFAANHIYSTWKQYVTRERNYAYILAESTGALISSAQISSLLGSKGIDPHNEDYLFLKNSLSKIEETVPQVSSAYIFALKEGKPAYLVGSSDRERYSNKDDYYTPEIADAVMPFFNGKTASPENSTFSHGDITSVYAPIKNGKDGEVSAVIGLDYYTETLRAGAINGLFSSIMTVTALFILMFAGYIIILKNFSIRDIGEKLEESEILLDNVFQRIPVGIAAGNRFGNFSVVNPTFEKIIGWPKEQLKDLDWRKITHPDDLPLNIEKYEKFKKGETDEYSLEKRILKADGSYAWIDLAVASLVESAGENRLHMWIIQDINDRKRAKEALEESERSKSVLLANIPGMAYRCLYSRDWTMLFVSDGCFELTGYRPEDLVRNKTLPFNCLIKDEYREMLWLEWERVLAGHKTFKSEYAITTASGENKWVLETGQGVYGSDGTVEAIEGIIIDITNLKEKEEEIRYINEHDHLTGLYNRQYFEKKLSEMKMEENLPLSVLVADINGLHLINEAFGQHEGDLIIIKSARTIRNCCRDKDILARVGGDEFGIIMPLTDNAEAHELLDSIKSACVSFNGNNGPKSPEINISMGYATISDELELAEEALKTANEYMRNRKLFSQQSSYSDIINSIMTTVYEKSQETERHAERLAELSTRVGRMLNLMEKDLGELQLLGMLHDIGKIGIDDKILNKPGKLTEEEWAIMKRHPEIGYRIARASHKLARIADYILTHHERWDGAGYPKGLKGEDIPLLSRILAVADAYDAMTEDRVYRKAMSKEQAVKEIRRNAGTQFDPLIANIFIETILEEVK